ATTAAAGATGTTAGTGCCCTCAACCAGATCCATGAATATCTTTTTGGCGACATCTATGACTGGGCAGGTAAATATCGACCAGGTGACTACCATAAAGGGAATACCAAATTCTTTCCTAGGAAACTTTTTGAAAATGCCATCAAGGACATTAATAGAAAGATTGACCATATCAATGAGGTAGATTATAAATCTGATAGCGTCCTAGCTGTTGATCTAGCAGACTTACTGCTAGAAGTTAATCAGTTTCACCCTTTTAGGGAGGGCAACCGTCGTACTCAGCGTCTATTTATTATCATGTTAGCAAGGCAAAAGGGCAAGACAATGCATTTGAGCAAAGTAGCTCCTGCCTATGAAGATTACATGACTGCCTGCAAAAGGGACGATAATGACCTAATGGCGCAAGCAATCATGAAAGCTTTCCAGAGAGCCATAGGCTATATGAGTTAACCATTGAACAATAGAAGGTAATGTGTTTCTTTCAGTTTATAATTAGCGCTAGTTAATATTCAGCATGATTGCATACCAATTTTAAACATGTTACAATATTGTTGTAAATAAAAAGAAGTCCTACTACTAATAGAACTTCTTAAACACAGGCTTCCGCTTTTAAAGAGCGGTGGTTAATTATAGTTTAACTAAAGGCTATCCCATAACCTGCCAAAGTTATAAGTGGGATGGTCTTTTTTGTCGTGATGGTTGCTGTCGATGTAAGTCAACATTGCAACTATCAATAATCCAAACTGCAACATTAAAGAAATTGCATCGTGGACGCTCATTAACTGTTATGCCTTTCAATAATTTGTCCCATGTTTCCATAGACAATCATCTCCTTGGAATTAAACAGCCACCGCACTTTAAAACTCTACCTATGTTCAATATCAATTATATCTTTATATTAGTTACTAACGCAAGAACAAAAGTCAAAATAAAGTTCCATCAAAACTATGGTATACTTGTCGTGAGAAAGGTGACTATTTGTAACGCGGTGGCGGTCATAATTGACCGCTTTTTATCTACCCAAAATAATATTATTTGGTTAGGGTGGTTTTTTGTCCCAAGTCTTTTGTATAATAAAGGGGATGAGTATGTGGGAGGCAACTAATGACGATTAAATTAATAGCAGTGGACCTGGATGGTACGTTGTTGACATCGACTAAGCAAATTTTGCCGGAAACGGAAAAGGCTCTTAAGCAGGCAAGCGCGCAAGGAGTCAAGGTAGTGCTGGCAACGGGACGACCATTATCTGGAGTGATGCAGTATAACAAGCAGCTGGGGTTAACAGGTAGTAACCAATATAATATTGTGTTTAATGGTGCCGTAATTCAAAATCTGGCGGGCAAGGTCCTAATGGATATGAAGATGAATTATCATGATTTTACAAATATGTTAAAGCTGCAACGGTTGGCGCATGTTAATTTGCACTTTGAGACGCCGGAGTGCTTTTGGACTTGCGATCGGGACCTTGCAATGCATCTTAATGTCAATGCTGCGGTTAATAATAGTATGATTAAGGTGCGCAAGGTTGAAGAAATCCCGCAAGACTTTACCTTTAATAAGGTGGGCTTTAGTATGATTGCAGATGAGGCAGAGGTTGACAAACTCTGGCATAATATTCCTGAGTGGGCCTTCGCGCAGTATGATGTCGTGCGTAGCTTTGCTAATATGGTGGAACTGAATGTCTTGGGTGCCTCAAAGGGTAACGCCTTAATGGATTTAGCAGCGCGGCTCAAGATTGGGCAACAACAAGTGATGGTCTTTGGCGATCAAGGTAATGACATCTCAATGTTTAATAATCCCGAGTTTACTAAGGTGGCAATGGGCAACGCAACAGAGCAGATTAAGACTAGCGCCGACTATGTTACTGATGATAACGATCATAATGGAATTGCGCGCGCACTTAAAAAGTTCGTTCTATAATAAATTTGAGTTGATAAAATGACAGAAAAGATTAAGGAACATAATATTTCTGAAGCAGAGTGGGAAGTCATGCGGATTGTCTGGACCCTGGGTGCAACACACACGGGAGACATAATTAAGCAGCTACAAGCCAAGAAGGATTGGTCAGAATCAACAATTAAGACCTTAATGGGTCGATTGGTCAAAAAAGGCTTACTAAAAACCCGTAAGGATGGGCGGCGGTTTGTTTATACGGCAACAGTAACGGAAAATCAGATGATGGTTCAAGTTACGACTGAAATGATGAGCCACATGTGCGACATGCACAAGGGTCAAATGCTGATTGAAATCCTGCATGGTATGCCACTGTCGCAGGATGACATTGCAATAATGGAACAAGAATTGGCTCAGAAGGCGAAGACAGCACCTAAAATGGT
The sequence above is a segment of the Lactobacillus sp. ESL0677 genome. Coding sequences within it:
- a CDS encoding Fic family protein; amino-acid sequence: MTDWIKQTLQPNGTLKNKLNITDADKLAEAEYRITQARYIGASRYEIKDVSALNQIHEYLFGDIYDWAGKYRPGDYHKGNTKFFPRKLFENAIKDINRKIDHINEVDYKSDSVLAVDLADLLLEVNQFHPFREGNRRTQRLFIIMLARQKGKTMHLSKVAPAYEDYMTACKRDDNDLMAQAIMKAFQRAIGYMS
- a CDS encoding Cof-type HAD-IIB family hydrolase, translating into MTIKLIAVDLDGTLLTSTKQILPETEKALKQASAQGVKVVLATGRPLSGVMQYNKQLGLTGSNQYNIVFNGAVIQNLAGKVLMDMKMNYHDFTNMLKLQRLAHVNLHFETPECFWTCDRDLAMHLNVNAAVNNSMIKVRKVEEIPQDFTFNKVGFSMIADEAEVDKLWHNIPEWAFAQYDVVRSFANMVELNVLGASKGNALMDLAARLKIGQQQVMVFGDQGNDISMFNNPEFTKVAMGNATEQIKTSADYVTDDNDHNGIARALKKFVL
- a CDS encoding CopY/TcrY family copper transport repressor, with the protein product MTEKIKEHNISEAEWEVMRIVWTLGATHTGDIIKQLQAKKDWSESTIKTLMGRLVKKGLLKTRKDGRRFVYTATVTENQMMVQVTTEMMSHMCDMHKGQMLIEILHGMPLSQDDIAIMEQELAQKAKTAPKMVDCNCLSVHDC